The Bacteroidota bacterium genome contains the following window.
GTAGAAGATCGCTAACAGTTACCATTTTTAGGACAATTATTTTGCAAATTCCTGTTGCTTACTTATTTGCCATAGTTCTAAATCTCGGACTTGAAGGAGCCTGGTACGGAATTTTAACAGGAAACTTTTTTGCTGTTATTTTTACATTTTTATGGGGGAAACATACGGTA
Protein-coding sequences here:
- a CDS encoding MATE family efflux transporter, whose amino-acid sequence is RRSLTVTIFRTIILQIPVAYLFAIVLNLGLEGAWYGILTGNFFAVIFTFLWGKHTVETIIPNE